In Pseudomonas lalkuanensis, the following are encoded in one genomic region:
- a CDS encoding LysR substrate-binding domain-containing protein: MRLPSLIALRTFGVAARSRNFTEAAQELSVTPGAVSRQIRLLEAELGVSLFDRTRNTVTLNDNGRRLAATVAQAFELLERGADELRGQDEGPIHITCAPSIASHWLMRRLNQFSACNPDITLSLEATEQLVDLERGEATLAIRFTTTGAPMPASELLFVEEFFPVCSPAYLEQYGVMREPRDLLGARLIHTHWKNTGNLHLPSWEDWFATYVGEPGPVKGGMRFGLIGHAIQGAVSGQGFALGSTALAFDDIANGRLVLPFGEACRLPTPWAYRLAWSRRSPPAEKVRRLIDWLLAEARASTMPGQGGGKAG, translated from the coding sequence ATGCGCCTCCCTTCACTCATTGCCCTGCGTACCTTCGGGGTTGCTGCCCGCAGCCGCAATTTCACCGAAGCCGCCCAGGAGCTTTCAGTGACGCCGGGAGCGGTGAGCCGGCAGATCCGCCTGCTGGAAGCTGAGCTGGGCGTGAGCCTGTTCGACCGCACGCGCAACACCGTCACGCTGAACGACAACGGCCGTCGCCTGGCCGCCACCGTCGCCCAGGCCTTCGAGCTGCTTGAACGAGGCGCCGACGAGCTGCGCGGACAGGACGAAGGGCCGATCCACATCACCTGCGCTCCGTCCATCGCCAGCCACTGGCTGATGCGCCGGCTCAACCAGTTCTCAGCCTGTAACCCGGACATCACCCTCAGCCTGGAAGCCACCGAGCAACTGGTGGACCTTGAGCGCGGCGAGGCGACCCTGGCCATCCGCTTCACCACCACCGGCGCGCCCATGCCGGCCAGCGAGCTGTTGTTCGTCGAAGAGTTCTTCCCGGTTTGCAGCCCCGCCTACCTGGAGCAGTACGGCGTTATGCGCGAACCAAGGGACCTGCTCGGCGCCCGGCTTATCCACACCCACTGGAAGAACACCGGCAACCTGCATCTGCCGAGTTGGGAAGACTGGTTCGCCACCTATGTGGGCGAGCCGGGGCCGGTGAAGGGGGGAATGCGCTTTGGCCTGATCGGCCACGCCATCCAGGGGGCGGTGAGTGGCCAGGGATTCGCCCTGGGTTCCACGGCCCTGGCCTTCGACGACATCGCCAATGGCCGGTTGGTGCTGCCTTTCGGCGAGGCTTGCCGCCTGCCGACGCCCTGGGCCTACCGGCTGGCCTGGAGCCGCAGGTCGCCCCCGGCGGAGAAGGTACGCAGGCTGATCGACTGGCTGCTGGCAGAAGCCCGAGCCAGCACGATGCCGGGGCAGGGAGGGGGAAAAGCGGGTTGA
- a CDS encoding magnesium transporter, with protein MQRHYYISDNLKDLERVEDELEAQGIDHEQIHVLSERDADVEHYHLHDVSSVMKRDMVHSGMVGVGIGIALAALVMLVAWFSGWTGTAAGWIPFIFLAIALFGFSVWEGSLFGIQTPNAVVKRFQRTLEEGKHVFFVDVKPTQEAILASVVSHHPMLRTAGTGQATPDWAEGLQHRLHQWRKMM; from the coding sequence ATGCAGCGGCACTACTACATCAGCGACAACCTCAAAGACCTGGAAAGGGTAGAAGACGAGCTCGAAGCCCAGGGTATCGATCATGAGCAGATCCACGTGCTCAGCGAACGCGATGCCGACGTCGAGCACTACCACCTCCACGACGTGTCCTCCGTGATGAAGCGCGACATGGTCCACTCCGGCATGGTCGGCGTCGGCATTGGCATCGCCCTGGCGGCGCTGGTGATGCTGGTGGCCTGGTTCAGTGGCTGGACCGGCACGGCCGCCGGCTGGATACCTTTCATCTTCCTCGCCATCGCCCTGTTCGGCTTCAGCGTCTGGGAAGGCAGCCTGTTCGGAATCCAGACACCCAACGCCGTAGTGAAGCGTTTCCAGCGCACCCTGGAAGAAGGCAAGCATGTGTTCTTCGTCGATGTGAAACCGACCCAGGAAGCCATTCTCGCCAGTGTCGTCAGCCACCACCCGATGCTCAGGACCGCCGGCACCGGCCAAGCCACGCCGGACTGGGCCGAAGGCCTGCAGCACCGCCTGCATCAGTGGCGCAAGATGATGTGA
- a CDS encoding cold-shock protein, with the protein MSERQTGTVKWFNDEKGYGFITTDNGPDLFVHYRSIQSAGFKSLKEGQKVSFIAVQGQKGMQADEVQVL; encoded by the coding sequence ATGTCCGAGCGCCAAACCGGCACCGTCAAGTGGTTCAACGATGAAAAGGGCTACGGCTTCATTACCACCGATAACGGCCCGGATCTGTTCGTTCACTACCGTTCCATCCAAAGCGCCGGCTTCAAGAGCCTGAAGGAAGGCCAGAAGGTTTCCTTCATCGCCGTGCAGGGCCAGAAAGGCATGCAGGCCGACGAAGTGCAAGTGCTGTAA